The following are from one region of the Amylibacter sp. IMCC11727 genome:
- the kdsA gene encoding 3-deoxy-8-phosphooctulonate synthase codes for MHNFDIGNITVGNDQPLTLIAGPCQLESADHAQMIAGTLKEACAAVGAGYIFKGSFDKANRTSLNAKPALGLDAGLKVLQGVRDTIGVPVLTDIHEKEQCDPVADAVDVMQIPAFLCRQTSLLLAAGKTGAAINVKKGQFLAPWDMPNVVAKIESTGNKRILLTERGASFGYNRLVVDMQSLPEMAKTGYPVVMDATHAVAQPGGLGSASGGQREYAPVLARAAVAVGVGAVFTETHQDPDNAPCDGPNMIRLENMAELIETLMKIDQLAKANPIVL; via the coding sequence ATGCATAACTTCGACATCGGAAACATCACTGTTGGCAATGATCAGCCGCTGACGCTTATCGCTGGGCCATGCCAGTTGGAAAGTGCGGATCACGCGCAGATGATTGCGGGGACCTTGAAAGAGGCCTGCGCCGCAGTTGGTGCGGGTTACATTTTCAAAGGATCCTTTGATAAAGCCAACCGCACATCGTTGAATGCGAAACCTGCCTTGGGTTTGGATGCGGGGTTGAAGGTTCTGCAAGGTGTGCGCGACACCATTGGTGTGCCCGTTTTGACGGACATTCACGAAAAAGAACAATGTGACCCCGTGGCAGATGCAGTGGATGTGATGCAGATTCCTGCATTTTTGTGTCGGCAAACGTCTTTGTTGTTGGCCGCAGGGAAAACCGGTGCTGCGATTAACGTTAAAAAAGGGCAGTTTTTGGCCCCATGGGACATGCCAAATGTTGTCGCGAAGATCGAAAGCACAGGCAACAAACGCATTTTGCTGACAGAGCGTGGCGCGAGTTTTGGGTACAACCGTTTGGTTGTGGATATGCAATCCCTGCCTGAAATGGCGAAGACGGGATATCCCGTTGTGATGGATGCGACCCATGCTGTGGCACAACCAGGTGGTTTGGGAAGCGCCTCTGGTGGACAGCGCGAATATGCGCCCGTTTTGGCCCGCGCGGCGGTGGCCGTGGGCGTGGGTGCAGTGTTTACGGAAACCCACCAAGACCCAGACAATGCCCCCTGTGATGGACCCAACATGATCCGTTTGGAAAACATGGCAGAGCTGATTGAAACACTGATGAAAATTGATCAGTTGGCCAAGGCCAACCCCATCGTTTTGTAA
- a CDS encoding capsule biosynthesis protein, with amino-acid sequence MPNSNKTLRILRGGGQAAGDAAQPDATQQAQPQPRRAAAEGEPKAKAQQTAPEQPQLTPREEIELIKQENLTGRQLRIARRMAQRHNLSPTSDLDAVRLLRRQGIDPFAKQEIGSVLAPVPAEGQEPSANAALPATVRKNPVSDHKPQVIDDDSREREVRKIQRGLVKRRRRRLAILMVKLACYVMLPSLIAGYYFYKVATPMYATYSEFVIQSADAPGAAGAAGLFSGSPLETVTDSITVQGYLTSRDAMLRLDEGPGFRDLFQDENVDVLQRLDPEATNEEAYKIYKKRVIIGFDPTEGVIKMEVITPSPESSQKLSATLIAYAEERVDQLTERLRNDQMKGAQEIYDSAEVKMEEAFDEVAELQTKSETLSAEGENAIISAQISSLETQITEKELELSRLLNNTRPNRTKVSVLESDIELLKGKIQEQRAKISQATSTGESIIQINADLRKAEGKLLVRQQLVATALQNLESARVEAQRQTRYISMGVSPVTPDKATYPRSFENTLLAIVIFAGIYLMLSLRVSILREQVTT; translated from the coding sequence ATGCCCAATAGCAATAAGACCCTTCGGATTTTACGTGGCGGCGGCCAAGCCGCTGGTGATGCGGCGCAACCAGACGCAACGCAGCAGGCACAGCCACAACCGCGCCGTGCCGCAGCTGAAGGTGAACCAAAGGCAAAGGCGCAACAAACGGCCCCTGAGCAGCCACAACTGACACCGCGTGAAGAAATCGAGCTGATCAAGCAAGAAAACCTGACAGGGCGGCAATTGCGCATTGCACGGCGCATGGCGCAGCGACACAATCTGTCGCCAACATCTGATTTAGATGCGGTGCGTTTGTTACGCCGTCAGGGCATTGACCCGTTTGCCAAACAGGAAATCGGCAGTGTGCTGGCCCCCGTCCCTGCTGAAGGGCAGGAACCGAGTGCGAATGCGGCCCTGCCCGCAACGGTACGCAAAAATCCAGTGTCCGATCACAAACCCCAAGTGATTGACGACGACAGCCGCGAACGTGAAGTGCGCAAAATCCAACGGGGTTTGGTAAAGCGGCGGCGGCGTCGCCTTGCCATTTTGATGGTTAAGCTGGCCTGTTACGTCATGCTGCCTAGCCTGATAGCTGGTTATTATTTTTACAAGGTTGCGACACCGATGTACGCGACCTATTCCGAGTTTGTGATCCAAAGCGCAGATGCGCCTGGTGCTGCCGGGGCGGCTGGTTTGTTCTCAGGCTCGCCTTTGGAAACGGTTACAGACAGCATCACCGTACAGGGTTATCTGACATCGCGAGATGCGATGTTGCGGTTGGATGAGGGTCCGGGCTTTCGCGATCTGTTCCAAGATGAAAATGTGGATGTCTTGCAACGCTTGGATCCAGAAGCCACGAATGAAGAAGCCTATAAAATCTATAAAAAACGGGTAATTATCGGGTTTGATCCCACAGAAGGTGTGATCAAGATGGAGGTAATTACGCCTTCGCCTGAATCATCGCAAAAGTTGTCGGCCACGTTGATCGCCTATGCTGAAGAACGGGTGGATCAGCTGACAGAACGTTTGCGCAATGACCAAATGAAAGGCGCGCAAGAGATTTACGATTCCGCTGAAGTGAAGATGGAAGAAGCGTTTGACGAGGTGGCCGAGCTGCAAACCAAAAGTGAAACGCTGAGTGCGGAAGGCGAAAACGCGATTATTTCGGCGCAGATCAGCTCGCTTGAGACGCAGATCACTGAAAAAGAGCTTGAACTGAGCCGTTTATTGAACAACACGCGCCCCAACCGCACCAAAGTGAGTGTTCTGGAGAGCGATATTGAGCTGTTGAAAGGCAAAATCCAAGAACAACGGGCGAAGATTTCGCAAGCCACAAGCACGGGTGAATCGATCATTCAAATCAACGCCGATCTGCGCAAAGCAGAAGGCAAATTGTTGGTGCGCCAGCAATTGGTTGCCACGGCGTTGCAAAACCTCGAAAGCGCACGGGTCGAAGCGCAACGTCAGACGCGGTATATTTCCATGGGTGTGAGCCCAGTGACCCCAGATAAAGCGACCTATCCGCGATCTTTTGAGAACACGCTTCTTGCAATTGTGATTTTTGCAGGCATCTACCTTATGCTGTCTTTGAGAGTGAGCATCCTTCGAGAACAGGTAACGACATAA
- a CDS encoding phosphomannomutase/phosphoglucomutase, whose amino-acid sequence MTKPAASVSQNTWEFLRDAMITPTGFREYDARWKYPDDINLPGITALGMGLGTQMHEAGIEPVIAVGNDYREYSLTVKNALMLGLMQAGIHVKDIGPALSPMAYFSQFHLDAPAVAMVTASHNPNGWTGVKMGFQRPLTHGPDEMGRLRDIVLNGEQVARSGGGYEFVEGVREAYIDDLCGDFKMSRKLRVVCATGNGTASAFAPEILERIGVEVVPSHNQLDYTFPNYNPNPEAMEMLHDMSASVKNSGADLALGFDGDGDRCGVVDNEGEEIFADKVGVIMARDLSKLYPNSTFVADVKSTGLFASDPELKRLGAKADYWKTGHSHMKRRVHELGALAGFEKSGHYFLAEPVGRGYDCGMRVAVEMCKLLDRNPDMSMADLRKALPVTYATPTMSPYCSDLEKYDVLERLVEKLVQLGKDGGSLGGRKITDVVTVNGARVMLDNGGWGLVRASSNTPNLVVVCESPESDAEMRAIFADVDAVIRTEDAVGDYDQTI is encoded by the coding sequence ATGACGAAACCAGCCGCAAGCGTGTCACAGAACACGTGGGAATTTCTGCGCGATGCAATGATTACACCAACGGGGTTTCGTGAGTATGATGCCCGTTGGAAATATCCCGATGATATCAACCTGCCGGGCATTACAGCGCTTGGCATGGGGCTTGGCACGCAGATGCACGAGGCAGGCATTGAGCCTGTGATTGCCGTTGGCAACGATTACCGCGAATATTCGCTGACGGTGAAGAACGCGTTGATGCTAGGCCTGATGCAGGCAGGTATTCATGTGAAAGACATCGGCCCTGCCCTATCGCCTATGGCGTATTTTTCGCAGTTTCATCTGGATGCCCCTGCTGTGGCTATGGTGACAGCCAGCCACAATCCAAATGGGTGGACAGGTGTAAAGATGGGCTTTCAGCGCCCATTGACCCATGGCCCAGATGAAATGGGACGGTTGCGCGATATCGTCTTGAACGGAGAACAAGTGGCCCGTTCAGGCGGAGGCTATGAGTTCGTTGAAGGTGTGCGTGAGGCCTATATCGACGATTTATGTGGTGATTTCAAAATGTCGCGCAAACTGCGCGTTGTGTGCGCCACAGGGAATGGCACCGCGAGCGCCTTTGCTCCCGAAATTTTGGAGCGGATTGGTGTTGAGGTCGTGCCAAGCCATAACCAGTTGGATTACACCTTCCCGAATTACAATCCGAACCCTGAAGCCATGGAAATGCTGCATGATATGTCTGCATCTGTAAAAAACAGCGGCGCGGATTTGGCGCTGGGGTTTGATGGGGATGGGGATCGGTGCGGCGTTGTCGACAATGAAGGCGAAGAGATTTTCGCAGATAAAGTCGGTGTCATCATGGCGCGAGATTTGTCAAAGCTGTACCCAAATTCAACCTTTGTGGCGGATGTGAAATCCACAGGCCTGTTTGCAAGTGACCCAGAGCTAAAGCGATTGGGTGCAAAGGCAGATTACTGGAAGACGGGGCATTCGCATATGAAACGCCGCGTTCATGAATTGGGTGCGCTGGCAGGGTTTGAAAAGTCCGGCCACTATTTCTTGGCCGAGCCTGTAGGCCGTGGATATGATTGCGGCATGCGCGTTGCGGTTGAGATGTGTAAACTGCTTGATCGTAATCCCGACATGTCGATGGCAGATTTGCGCAAAGCACTGCCCGTGACCTATGCCACACCGACCATGTCACCTTATTGTTCTGACTTGGAAAAATATGATGTGCTGGAACGGCTGGTTGAAAAACTGGTTCAGCTTGGCAAAGACGGCGGCAGCCTCGGCGGACGCAAAATCACAGATGTTGTGACCGTGAACGGGGCGCGTGTGATGCTCGATAACGGAGGCTGGGGATTGGTGCGTGCATCATCGAACACACCGAATTTGGTTGTCGTGTGTGAGAGCCCTGAAAGCGATGCGGAAATGCGGGCGATCTTTGCCGATGTGGATGCGGTTATTCGCACCGAGGACGCTGTGGGCGACTACGACCAGACGATCTGA